Part of the Ziziphus jujuba cultivar Dongzao chromosome 8, ASM3175591v1 genome is shown below.
ACCatgtccttttttgtttttttatccttttttctttttttctttatctataACCACACCATccccagatatatatatatatatatatatatatatatatatatatatatatatatatcatatgatatacattgattatttattatatccaaTAATGAATATAATTGAAACGAGTTAGTTCCACATAGTAATGAAAGTGGCTTATACTAATCATTTAGTTTGATAGCTATCAAATCTCAAATGGTGAAAACCAAGAGTCAGAGAAAAATCATATCATTGGGACTATAGGGGATGCccatttttggttgttgtttggTCATtggacaagaaaaaaagaaagtttgatAATCAAAGAGccattaatcaaataaaaagttaattttgtaTTTAGGCCGGAGTACTTGTATGTATGAAGAGTTTTTAAGGCATACTTTTTAAGAACTTATAACTATGTAAACAATGAACTCTAAACTTTTTTGTTGTCCTTGCTAATATTGaatattcaataatatttttttaattacaaacaCATATATGAATTTCCAACCCAACCATGTCCTTtccgtttctttttttttggttggtagtGTCATGTCCTTTCTCCTATTTTTATTACTTTGTCCCCTTATCTGTAACAACACCATTCCCGGATATATGATATAgatataaattgattatttattatgtcCAATAATGAATATAATTGAAATGAGTTAGTTCCACATAGTAATGAAAGTGGCTTATACTAATCATTTACTTTAATAGCTATCAAATGTCAAATAGTGAAAACCAAGAGTCAGTGAAAAACCATACCTTTGGGACTATAGGGGATGCCCATTTTCAGTCGTTGTTGGGTCATttgacaaagaaaagaaaagtttgcTAACCAAAGAGCCataaatcaaacaaaaagtTGACACATGAAAGTGGCTTATACTTATCATTTACTTTAATAGCCATCAAATCTCAAATGGTGAAAACCAAGGGTCAGAGGAAAACCATACCTTTGGGGATGCCCATTTTCAGTAGTTGTTGGGACATTggacaaacaaaagaaaagtttGCTAGTCAAAGCGCCagaaatcaaacaaaaagtTACGAGTGCGCATCCGGGGAATCGAACCCCGGTCAGTACCGTGGGAGGGTACTATGATACCACTACACCAGATGCGCCTGTAATGTGCCCCAACTCAATAAACATAAATACTAGAGTCTTTCGGCATTAATAATCTCCCATACTGCATGATATGAAAGATGGAAATTTTGCTGGTGTCCTATGGTCAAAGTTTTCTGTGGTAATGGGTATATGCAGATATAATCTGTATGGATCGTTAATAATTATCTGCTGTAAGTTTCTGGTTTTTGCTTTTATGGGAGGTAGCTATGAGTGTCCCTTTTTTCTGCTGAAAACTGGTTACCTTTTGCTGTTCCAACAAAAAggataaatttgattggttTTCATATCCCATTTTCAAGCACTACCTCCTGCTGCTAATTGCTGCATTGTCATTCAGGTCTAGAAAGAGAGATTGAGAATATGGTCAAAAGTTTTTCAGAAAaagatatacatacatatatgtaatcACAAATTCGCAATTGTCTTCCTCTTCTATCTGTCagacaaaattaacaaatacaaCAAGTGAACAAAATGCAAATTGCATTTATATATTCGTACCCTTTTATTGGATACACAATTTACCAAAACCTTGGATAATATGACACAACAGCCTCTCACCCATTTTATTTTGGATGGTTTAAAAAGAAGACAGAAGAAATTGGGGGTCAATGATCATCGGCATCCCAAATAAGCTCTTCCTTCATCATCAATAGTTTTATTTGTACAAAGCTTCTGAAGATCAATGTATCCAATGATGGTGTCCTCAAATACTGCCTCTTGCAGTTCTGCACCATTGAATGTGGAGCCTGATAGTACTGTGTTCTTGAAGGAAGCTCCTTGTAGATTTGCTTTCTCAAAATTAACCCGATCCAGAACTGCATTTGAGAAGTCTACACCTGAAAAGCATTTGGTTTGCCAATATTATCTCTCCAGTCTCAAATGTTTCACATTTCACAAGTTCAAATTACACAGACAGTAGCATAATAGCTCAAACGTAGACTTTACTACAAGCCTGCTCTAATTATGTGTGTTTCACATGTTCATATTATTAATTCCATTGCTGCATTTACAGTAACATATTACAAGAACTTTAAGATGGATATATCTTCTGAGGATTGTTGCTTAAATTGTTTTTTCCATTATTTACTTTGAACAAATTTTCTTTAGACTAAAGATTAATAAATCTCATAGCAGAAGATAAAAACCACTTAATTAACTTATTCATGATCCAAGTAGAAAATGTGCGCTATTATTCATGATCCAAATAGAAAATGTGcgctatttaaattaaattagcgTTCCTTTCCTTGCAAAGGATTTCCAAACATGAGAGGCAAAAATTGAACGCTACTCGGTTATGGAATTCAATTAACAGCACAGTAAATTATATGACAAAAATACAGCTAAAAGGGTGAGAAGGAGTATTACCCTTGAAGCTAGCACCTACAGCATAAGCCTTTGACATCACCACCTCAGACATGTCTGCACCATCAAATATTGCATCGGACATGAGTGCTGCAGCAAGAGACTTGCCCTTCAAGTTGGACTTCTCATTTGTATAATCACAGAACCTGATATCAATTGGCTTATCATAAACACCATTCGCTTGACCTATTGTGTTACCAACAAATGCACGCTCACATCGGTTTGGATCCGTTGACAATGGAGGCAACCTCTGCAATGCAAACAAGTAACCAATCAGATCATATCAGTTCATTTCACAAAAATAGATCTTGAAAGCACCAGTTTCAACCTTATCATCTCTAATATCATCTAAAGGAGGCAGTCTTCTAAGTCAATAGTATATGTGTTGGATAATAAGAGAGTATTATTAACCTGATTAGCAGCAATAACAGGTAAAGCAGTAGTCACAGCCCAAACAGCAAGAATGCCACAAGCTACATTTTTAAGTTGCTTGATATGAGACAAGTTTTCCTTTAATTCAGGACCATCCCTAGAAGCTTTTTCCCAAGTCCCAAGTACAGCAAACATAAAAGATATCacaattattagtttattaaaaaaaaaatatatcaaatgtaGAAGGaacaaagcaaataaaataaacataaaagcaAAGATAATGTCTTTTCCTTTGCATCAAAACAGAATATCATTGGAAATATCCTTTCCTTAGCaccaaaaagagaaataataagTGAAGCCAATCTTTGTTATATGCTGTCAAACAGACATCAAAATTTCTAATACGAATTTGACTTTTCTGAatttaagtaattttttattaatcccAAATcttaatatcttaaaaaaaaataataataataataaataaagaaagataaaaaaggaACATTCATGAAGCTACTCTTTTTAATCAAACTTACTGCTTAAGTATAAAATCAATAACATCAAACAATCCtttatataatgtaattatcCAAAGTTAATCACTTGCTAAGAAGAAATCCATTACCTTAATACAACTTCGCATCAACATTAGTCAAGCATAAAACTCAGTTTTTTttacatcaaaaaatttaattgctAATGAAGCCAAAGAAACCAAAAACGAACTagctagtaaaaaaaaaaaaaaaaaaaaaaaaaaaaaagccgataGACCCAGAacgaaagaaacaaagaaatgaaaatgtAAAGCACTGAGAAGAATTCAAAGGGACTACCGGAGCAACATACACGAACAGGCGAGTAGAATTCTGGGGGTGCAAAACGACGCCGTGTCGATGCGGAGAGATGAAGACTGGATAAATTATGTGAGAGTGGAATCGAAATTGTTgcagccatttttttttttttttttttttttgccctttgtTTGTTTGGCTCTGTGACTGAGAGCTCTAGTTCCCTTTGTTGCCCTCTTATCCGTTAGCTGCTCTAGTTGCTACTTTTGGATCTAGATGACGTGGCACGACACGTCGGATTGTGTCGTTTCGGGGATGTGTGGACTCAGTAAAATGTCAACCTCGTGTTGGGTATATGAAATTTGCTCATTCCAAATcagtattatatattttgggcATTAGACTGTTTGTGTTGAAAAAAGCTTTTAATATTGATAAGGAAATATCTCATTCTTGTTAGAAATTTCAATTATTGATTGGCAATCTGTTTGttcttattcaatttaattaatattatctcaaatttaaacataaattaaaGGGTTATTAATACTTTAACCATCCtacattattacatttttttgtctattttttaataaattggttgtcctttgaatttttttttaactgtcaCAATGGTTCAATTATACGATTTTGtctataaatttaacaaaatcaaaTCTACACAgtagttaaaaattaaataaaatataattattgcaCTATAATTATAGTAATTATGTattgtttaatttcataaaatttaaatccttATCTGGATGAAagagacaaaataataataatattcttcggataatatgtcattttttttgtaatttagggataaaatgtataaaatgtGTAATAGTTGAAagacttaaatatatttataatatctaaaatatacaaataatttaactACAAAACTAAGTAAACAtatgacaaaaaatattaataagtaaacataattatttttttcagaaataaatttagtactaaaaagaaggtaaaatatggaaaaacaaaaaaagaaaaaaaggaaaaaagaatgaGCTGGGGAAGAAAGATGTAAAAGTAGCAAAATTTCACCAACAAACCATAAACGATGGAGGCAATAACTGACCACCTTTGTCTCCCTCTCTTTTGAccttgtctctctctctctttctctttcacaGAGTAGAGAGAGGGCATTAAGCCTTTaggcataaaagaaaaaagaaaaattcctcatcaccatcatcatcatcaatcaccaagaaaaacaaaaatggagtcGAACCAACAGAGCGCGTGCCTTTCGTACGAGAAGTTCAACGGAATGATGAGCTGGGTGGGAACCCACGTGGCATCGGCGTTCTTCGCGTCGTTGGAGCGGTGTTCCTGCATTAACCTCTCGACCTCCGACGACCCCGACGTCAATCCCGATGAGGCTCACGACCTACCCCTCATGCTTTCTTCTCCTTCCATCACCCGCAGCGATCAATGTGTTCCTACTCCTTCTCCTCCACCTCAAAACGACGTCGTCAGCCTCCCCGTCTGAGATCCAAATATCAAACATTGATTCAACAACCCCACAAGCAAAAGGTCTCTCTTTCAGTCCCtgttctctctccctctcttttttttattttatttattttttttgtttttgggtgttCCTCTGGGTTTCCATTAGAAAATTATGTCTTGTAATAGGAAAGAAAATTAATGCGACGATTTATGGATTGGtgtcttaatttttcttttacattttaaacTTTTCCCTCTTGGGTTTCTGGGAATTATGTTGGGACTTGATGGGACAGCAAAGAAAGGTAAAagttcgtttttttttttttttttttttaatggtttcttTGTATGATTCTTAAGTTTTCTGATCTGAATCaagaaaggatttttttttttttttttttcttggtgacTTGTTTCTTTAAGGAAAACATAGGAATGGCAAAAACAAGGAAAATAGTTATAGGTTATAATTCACCATTATATGATAGGATCTGGAATTGCGAACGCAATGTGGCTTTCTTGGACTGGAAtttgtaaatttgaaaatttgtgacTTTATTTGTCTTCCTCATTGGTAAGTTGTTATAGGATAGTGTCTCGACGAATTGGATTTCTTAGCTAAGTTTTCTGCAAACCTTTTGGATTTAATACTGTCATGTGAGGTCTTGGAAGGATATGCATAACGATGATAAACGAATTTCTTTTACTTGTAATCAAGTTCTTATCCGAACATTTcagcaaaaaatttaaaaaaaaaaaaaaaaaaagttcttatCCGAACAGAAAAGAAGAAGTTGGAGTTACAATCAAATGGAGGGAAATTAATTTTGTGGggttttccttgatctttcagAGGATCTCTGTTGTTACCTAGAAGTAATTTCCCTTGGCATTTCAATCAAAATTTGATGGGAAAAATGGATTAGATTTGAGGAATATTGCTTGATTTGCTCTGTAAATTGCTCAAAGCTATTCAGGCTTGAGTTcttttttgcaagattttgaccCTTTCTTGGAATTATAGTCCGAAGCAATAAAGGCTacaaaatgaggaaaaaaaaattgaacaaattggCGGTCTCTTTCAGTAGTTATCATCAGCTTTAGTTGTCCTGTTTCTTCtatattctttattttgcaactGAAATCATTAAGCTAACAAAGAGAACAGCTTTTATAAGGTTAGGCTTGTTTGAAAAGCTTTCAAAACAAGGACCAATTCCAAATTTTCGTTGAAAGCAACGAACTTCGGTATTCTCACATCTTTCcaagcaacatatatatatatatatatatattgttctaaAGTTTCTTATCCATATTTTATGCATAAACTGGTGCTGATTTAAAAAAATGGGGATTAATTCACTATGGGTTGTTTAGCCTTCTTTTGGCGGTTTTGAATACTTCTaacttgaattaaaaaatatatgaaaaaaagggAAGGCAATGCCATTTGAAGTTGCAAGAGACATGTGCATAACCAatggaaaacattttcaaataCTTACGCGTCTTATTACCCaaaagccaaaaagaaaaaagaaaaaaaaatgtacgcGTTTTTGATTGAATCAAACCTAAAATCcactcattatttttatttatttttttaaataattagttaAATGCTACAAACCTCACCagttgcctttttcttgttttggtaAACAAACTACACCAATTCCTAGTTCTCCACATCGGCCAAATACTTATTTTATAAGTTAGCCATTTCCTTGCATTCAATTTCATTgcatttgatatttatttatgtgcTCATTAATCAAGGAGGcccaaagaaaaaattttaaaaaaaataaatcattggGCTGCCTATCAATGGCCCAGCCCATTTGTATTAGTCTTTTCAGTGCCTAGAGAAAGGCTTCATAATGGGCCTAATTGGCTCTGTTTTGACATGTTTCTTATAGGGGACATTTCACATTTTTATGACTGAGGAAATACATGCATGTATAATGGTTGTTGACTTGTTGCTTGAGGATTGTTTTATGGCCCCTAATTTTCTGAACAACCGCATGTGAAAGTTCTAAAGAAGCAGAGtttttaaatgaatttgttaataatttttgtttccttttaaaaaaattatatatattggacgATTGAGGGATTATATGCAGGaaacataataaaaacaaaatctctTGGATTAATTAATGGTTTTGGTTGTTAATTATAAGAAAGAGCCAAATAGAGGGAGGAGTAGCAAATGTTGCTTTGTCGGGTATCTGTGTTTAGATCTCATAACAAAGTTTTGTCAACCTCTTCAGCAAACTCTTCTCTCCTCTGATCTTGTCTCTCAAgcttttccattaaaaaagaataaattaactaGTACTTGTTCATGAGGTTCATTATTTGGTAAGTTTggctaaaagaagaaaataaggtACATTATATTCAATAATTGgtctattaattaattctcttttGAAAACTCTGTTGTTTGACATTATTCCACTACATGTCACAAGAAAAAGAAGCTTTACTTGGTTTTACAGCTAAGCTTAAAGACTCTGATGTCTCTGAAATTTGCAAATTAGTCCTTATATTATGCTCTTCTTGTCTCCTAATCCTAAAGCCTTCACATCTGTAATATGTACCATCTATCTCTTTGAGCCATTGCTTTACTCTCTTTCCCAATTTTCCTTGTCTATTTACATCTTTTTCTAAGAGCcatcaactttttattttcgTATGAAAATTAGCAATAATTCTGCACTAAAAGACAGCATTTCTTTGGATTCTGATGTTCTAATATACCCCATATGCTTTATGCTAAGGTCATATTCATTCTATCATTATCTTTCCAATTTGATGCCAAATTTTGACCAGTAGCATAACAGTTGGCAActtctttatcaaatttttgatgccaaatccaatttgttaaaaaaataaatgatatccACAAAGTGAAACTAAATAAGAACAAAGTATTGACACTTTGAAAGGGGCATCcataaaattttgatgaaaatgattTGATGCCTGCATTATTCAATTTGAGGCTTTTTCTTCCATTCTTATCCCTTTATTTACTTACGAAGAATCAAGTTTCTATGAGCAAAATTTTCCACATTATGCCATGGAAACAAAACAATTGATTTATTGAAATCTTCACAGCAATTGGACATTCAACAGGTCCACTTGATGACGCAAGGAATTGATCTTCAGAAACGTGGATTTACCGCCAttatatccaaacaaaaaaggCTTTAAAGTGATATGATCTTGACTAGTTCTTGTACATAACGTAAACAGTTTATCATGGAGAAAAAGAATCCAAATTCATATCATCAAAActacaaaagaaaatgcaaaagcTGCAACTCTGTTTTCATTCTAGCATATGTACTTTTGCTGTATATAATGTTTGTTGCTACAAGTAATaaacacaacaacaacaacaacaaaaaaggaaaaggaagaagctgcaaaaaaaattttatttaccaccgaaaaattacaattacataTATGCTATCTCAAGGAATTTCTATCTAGCTATtggagggggaaaaagaaaagtaaaaaacaactCCCCTAAAACTCAACTAATCCATTAAGTTTAAGCCAAAACTGAGAGTACATAAATTATGTTAGCAAAAACAGTGGAATCAGCATTGAAACAACAATTAAAGGTAACGCAGAGCAGCAAGCAGTGATTATTCGGAAGAAACGGAAGAAAACATCTTCTGTACACTGGTCTGGGCAGTTTCATGAACTGTGGCTGAGAAATGGAAATGAATTCCAGGCCCTAGCACAGTTCCAGAGCCAACACAAGAAGTGACTGGCTCTACCACTATACAAAACAGCAATGGCAGACAAACAACTCAATCATTCAGACCGGCCAACATAATATAATGGCAAAGTTccctaccatttttttttctctctcaaacAAACTCCTACCACCAGCTGGGATTCCCCGTCTCAACTTTAAGAACAAAAGAAAGAGGTTCTACAAGGCCCCACAGGCACTTGCATTATGCAGAGATAATATCTCAATTTCGCCTCTCTCAACAAATGACTTTTACATCTAATCTTGTGGGCCGGCAGACAAAAAACTATCGAATGATTAATCAGAAGTTATAATATTACGCTTGGAATCCAGATAAGCTAACCTTAGCCACTTACTGCTTCCAAGACAGATTACAAAGCAACCATAGAATTGCTGCCACTTGCTCTGATATAATTTGATAACTGTCACTGAAGAAATCTGAGAAAAGGGCCCATGCAAAAACCAAAATTCTCAAGATCATCAACACTGCACATGCCTATGGAATGCTCAGATATGAACCCGCTGTGGCCTTACAGTTTGCTCAAAAGTCATTTGTCAATTCATCTTACATAAGAATTGACAGTGTGCAATCGGGTTAAAAGAGGCACTGCAGGTGAGTGACCAACAAAGGGCATAAAATATTCTCCGTAAATCATGCCAAGCACAAAAAATTATCAAGGATGCAAAGGTAAACCATAATTGTGGAATGATTTTATCCGTCCATCCCAGCCTGCCGTCACAATAACCAGACCCCATGCATGAGAATTGGATGTGCTCTGGCAAGAACTTTTAAGGAACTTGTACTGAGATTTGTGCATTATAGAAGTTTTGGCCAGCGGGCTTGAAGTAGGTAGCTTTTCCTCTGGCCATGTTGCAGATCCCTTGGGAAAAGATTCTAAGTAGAATTCTTGGCTTAGAGAAAAACAAGCAGGTGAAGAAAAAGGCAGAGCTTCTGATAACCTCTCATCCAAACCATGAATCTGACTTCCATTTTCTGAGTGGCTATGTTTTAAACCACCCCAAGGTATAGCAACAGATGCATTGCTGAAAAAACGCTCACAAGACCTAACATTTTTTGCTTGAGAGAGAACAGTCTCCTCTTGATTACTGCAGTTCCATACATATACATTAGAATCATCGCAAGCCGATACTATATGTTTTCCATTTGAAGTGAAATATGCAGATATCTGGTTTCCTGCGTTACGTAGTGCTGCGGAGAACacagaaaaaaattaagatctaTGAGAATGTAATCGTTTTTAACAAGAATACAATAATCTAAGAGAATGTATGtgtcaaaaaaaagaaaaattacagtTTGTACACTGCCATCAAATATGGCTATTTAGGTTccctaagaaaaaaatttccaccAAACATAATCCTATAGCATTGAAAACTAAGTAATATACATTAAATTTAGGGACAAAAAGAAAAGCACATACCCCGATATTTTCCAATCACATTGAGCCCGTCCAGAACTCTAACCTGGGAACCCGCACAAGTAATCATTACTTTGCTAGAGTCTTTTGGAGAAAACTGgagaaaatgataataattagaAAGACAACAAAAACACAAAGGACAAGGTACAgttaacaaataaagaaaaccaaagACAAACTACTAAATGAGGCAAATGAAGCACTTAAATGTAATAATCAAATACCTGGAAGCCTGTGATCTCTTTGCATGCAGATTTCTTCTTATTATGTAAGGATATTTGAGCATCCAATTGTAAATGATTATCTggtacagaaaaaaaaaacaaaaaccaatattAATTGATTCAATCCCTACAAAATCCATTGATATGAAAGTTCCTTTACCAAGCAgatctaataaaattaaaaaacaagcaCCAAACATGCATGtcaaattcaataaattatgCTCTATGAATCCTTACTACACAAGTGCTTCCTATTTAAAATCAGATTTCCAAAATTACTAAAACATATTACAATAACTCAAACAAATATGAAACCACCAGATAGGTATTTGAGGTATACAGGCACATTTTTTGTTTAGACAACTGACAAATCATGCAGAGTAGTTAAATTTTAAGtctattttatttactaaaaagATAAACACTTAATGGTTTACCTCTCAGAAATATTCCTATTTCTATCTAATGTTCCATGTCCTACCAACATAAATGGAACTCCTCTTTCAACCTAAAAGAAAACCATCAGCACTTTCTACAACAATCACTAAAATTCACAATTAGAATTTCAGAAGACATATACTTTATAAAATGACAATAAATGTTGCACTCAAATGACTGCCAGCAAAGAATACATTTATCACACAATAAGTCAATTTCTATGCAAGGGAAATGAAGGAAAAACATGGCATAGAAAAGGCGACCATTGAAAAACATACCATCTACATAGAAAAAGCGACAATTTCCAGTCAAAGAGCCAATAATTCCCCCctgcatgaaaaataaaattgtaaacatAAAATCCATACATATGAGAACCTGTATTCTTACTTAAAGGGCAAGAAATTTGGCAAACCTCTCCATCAGGGCGATAACACACTGCAGTGACTATTTCCCCTATATCAGTCCAGTCAACAACTTTGCAAGAAGGAATTCCCCAGATACGAACTTTTCCATCTATAGAACCGCTGATGAAGTAATTATCATCCATAGGATTAAATTGGACACATGTCACTGCATGTCATCAGTACAAAAATACATGAGATATATACAAAGTATGATATAGTAGATCAGATGTAAAGCTAGCTTAAAATCAACCTGGGCTAGTACCTCAACTATCAAGTACATAGtagcaaaatacaaaaaagcAAGGAGCGCACCATAATTGCTATGTGAAAAAATTTTGAGGCAGTTATCATATCCCACTCGCCAGAGACGAACAGTTTTGTCAACCGACGATGACAGAAGATACTGCGTCAAAATAGAAACAtggaaaacaaatttaattttctccACATTTCATTAAGcttgaggaaagaaaaaaaaataaaaaaaggggtatTCCTTACACGCATGAAAATTTATCTTAATTCAAATAACTACTTACATTATTCTTTGACCATGAGAGATCCAAGATCTCACCGCTGTGTCCACAAAAATCATGCAACGGTTTCTCCAATATTCTGAAGACCTTAGGAGGAAAAATAACACAAGCTGAGTCTGACGTTTTCCTCATGCTTACTGATTTGCCTATTTTCTCTTTATCCGTAACAAGGGGTTTCAATTCTGAGAGATGATTCACTGTGAAGTATAAACAGGATGGATCTAATTTTGGAATGTCAAGCTCATTAGATCTCTCATCCTCCACCACTTGCCAAACCCGTACAATCCCATCTTCACCAGCACTTGCGAGATACTGTCCATCAGGACTGAATTTCATTGTCAAAATTGAACCTTTATGGGCTTGGATATCTTGCCCCATATAAAGAGCTGAAAGTTCCTTTGACCGTTTCCCGCATTGGCGAACCTTAACTCTTTGAGCCCTACATCCAAAATTTGCATCATTATCATTTGGTCTCAACCTATCAGCATCCCCTTGCTTATCAATAATGCATGCCATGGATCTCAATTTACTCAACCAACCCTTCTTAGCTTTCTTCATTGTCCCCACCAAATTGTTTGTTTCCTGCACTTCTTTCTCCATCAGTTGTTGGAACGAGGGAGACAATGCAGAAGCATTCTCAGGCTCTCCAGCCAACTCCAACCGACCCAAGCTCCTCGCTTTTCGACTTGCACTCTTCTTTTCATCCACTTCCTCCACATCACACTCCATTCCACAGCCTGAATCTGCATCTCTGCACACAAAAAAATTCTCCTTTGAACACAAATTCTGGGAAAAATCGCAGCCGCCATTTTCAGCACATGAAATGGAAGATCGAGTGGAAGCGAACTCGTTTTCGAAACTGGAGGTTCTCAGCACAGCTCCACTGCTCTCTCTGATTCTGTCGAATTCTCTTTTGGAAATGTCACTATCTACATCTACAGAATTTTCTATCAGAATTCCATCTGAATTCAATCCAATCCACCTCAGGAAATTACTCCGGCGCTCCTCAACACTTCTCGGGCTCCGCATCCAAATATCATAGTGTAGACCATTTGGAACCCAATTGTTCGAAGAACTTGAACTAACACTATCAGAATTCGCATCAGATGTCGATGCAATATCTTCTTGGGCATCAAAAAATCTATATTCTTCGTCTTCACTGAGGCTACCCATTATACTTTTGAGTTCAACCCATGAAATCCAACCTCAAGAAACCAACATTTTAAGCCCTAGACAATGTGGCAAAATCCAAATC
Proteins encoded:
- the LOC107421817 gene encoding thylakoid lumenal 17.4 kDa protein, chloroplastic: MAATISIPLSHNLSSLHLSASTRRRFAPPEFYSPVRVCCSASRDGPELKENLSHIKQLKNVACGILAVWAVTTALPVIAANQRLPPLSTDPNRCERAFVGNTIGQANGVYDKPIDIRFCDYTNEKSNLKGKSLAAALMSDAIFDGADMSEVVMSKAYAVGASFKGVDFSNAVLDRVNFEKANLQGASFKNTVLSGSTFNGAELQEAVFEDTIIGYIDLQKLCTNKTIDDEGRAYLGCR
- the LOC107421839 gene encoding uncharacterized protein LOC107421839, with product MGSLSEDEEYRFFDAQEDIASTSDANSDSVSSSSSNNWVPNGLHYDIWMRSPRSVEERRSNFLRWIGLNSDGILIENSVDVDSDISKREFDRIRESSGAVLRTSSFENEFASTRSSISCAENGGCDFSQNLCSKENFFVCRDADSGCGMECDVEEVDEKKSASRKARSLGRLELAGEPENASALSPSFQQLMEKEVQETNNLVGTMKKAKKGWLSKLRSMACIIDKQGDADRLRPNDNDANFGCRAQRVKVRQCGKRSKELSALYMGQDIQAHKGSILTMKFSPDGQYLASAGEDGIVRVWQVVEDERSNELDIPKLDPSCLYFTVNHLSELKPLVTDKEKIGKSVSMRKTSDSACVIFPPKVFRILEKPLHDFCGHSGEILDLSWSKNNYLLSSSVDKTVRLWRVGYDNCLKIFSHSNYVTCVQFNPMDDNYFISGSIDGKVRIWGIPSCKVVDWTDIGEIVTAVCYRPDGEGGIIGSLTGNCRFFYVDDNHLQLDAQISLHNKKKSACKEITGFQFSPKDSSKVMITCAGSQVRVLDGLNVIGKYRALRNAGNQISAYFTSNGKHIVSACDDSNVYVWNCSNQEETVLSQAKNVRSCERFFSNASVAIPWGGLKHSHSENGSQIHGLDERLSEALPFSSPACFSLSQEFYLESFPKGSATWPEEKLPTSSPLAKTSIMHKSQYKFLKSSCQSTSNSHAWGLVIVTAGWDGRIKSFHNYGLPLHP